Part of the Dehalogenimonas sp. THU2 genome, GCCTGATGGAAAATCCCAGCCTGCTCGAACGCGAAGGTTTCACTGATCTCCTGTGGGCGATAACTCATCTGGAAGAGGAGCTGGAGGCCAGGGATAACCTCTCAGCGCTGCCGGAGTCCGATCTCAAGCACCTAGAAGGCGATATCAACCGTTTTTATGACCGGCTGGTGGCCGAGTGGTTGATCTATGCCGAACACCTGAAAGCCCATTACCCTTATTTTTATTCCCTGCTGCTGCGAACCCATCCGTTCCAGAAGGAGCCGTCGGTAATCGTCAGGAATTGAGGCGATTACCGAAGATCGTTCGGGTTAAACCCCGGATCGAACCGCACCCAGGAGGGGATCGGGTTCGGCCTCCTCCTCGAGGGGCGTCAGTGTCAGCAGCCGCCTGGCGGTATGGGGATAGCGGGCGATGAAAAGCAGTTCGTCCTCGACGAGCGGCTTATGTGACAACACGTTGGCATAGCGCACCAGCTCCAGCACCTGCTGCGCTTCTTCCTTGTCCTTGAAACGCCAGGACATGCGCTCGCCCATGATATGGGAGAAACCGGAGATGCCGGAGTATTCGCCGGCGCAGATTTCGCGTCCGGTATCGACATATTCCGGTTCGCCGCGGCCCAGTTCCTCGCAGCCGTACAGTTCGTAGTTATGCGGGTCCTTGAGGATGCCGTCGGCGTGGATGCCGGACTCGTGAGCGAAAGCGTTGGCGCCGACGCCGGGCTGGTTGATGGGAATGGGTACGCCAAATGCGTAAGAAGCGAACTTGGCGATCTTCCAGCTCTTGGACATATCGATATGGTTGCCCAGTTCGTATTTGCCGGCAAAACTCTTGCTCTTGGTCAGGGCCAGCACCGTGGCGATGAGGTCGGCGTTGCCGGCCCGTTCGCCGATGCCGTTCAGGGTGGTGTTGATGTAGGCATCCTGGCCGCCGTCTATAACGCCGCGGGCGCCGGCTACCGAGCAGGCTACCGCCATGCCCAGGTCGCCGTGGCAATGGAGTTCGATAGGCATACCCACCTGTTCCGCCAGCGCGCGGCTGGTTTGATAAATGGAAAACGGGTCGTCGTAACCCAGCGTATCGCAATACCGCAGCCTGACCGCCCCGTGCGCCTTGGCCGCCAGGCCGTATTCGACCAGGAATTCAACGTCGGTGCGGGAGGCGTCCTCGGCGTTAACACCGACGCTCTCGGCCCCCAGCTTATGTGCGGCGTCTACCGCCGCGGTCATATCCTTAATGACATCCTGGCGCGTCTTTTTGCCCTTGAACTTGCCGTTGATCATCTGCGCCGAGGTGGACATGGACAGGTTGACGTGTTTCAGTTCCGGCACCATTTTAAACGCCAGTTCCACGTCGGCGGTGATAGCCCGCAGCCAGCCCTCGAGGCGGATCGGGGCAATGACGCCCAGTTCGGCCAGTCTCAGGTTAGCCCGCAGGTAGTGGGTTTCATGTTTAGTGGTGGGGAAGCCGAACTCCGACTGGAAGACGCCCATCTCCGAGAGGTAGAGGTTGATCATGGTCTTTTCCAGCTTGGACAGCCCCAGGCGCGCAGTCTGCACGCCGTCGCGGTTCGTAACGTCGATAATATATATCTTGGGCATATTTCACCTCGATGAAGCACTTGTATGAAGGGGGAATAACGTATTATGGTAACACAACATGACGCTTTGGGGCAATGACCGGGTACCTGATTCCTAATCTCCCATGGAAAGTTTTCATTGTCCGGGCTTAACGACTGCTCTTTCCGCGACTCCGCAGGCTGACCACTTATACCGGCACTTTACCTCCCGCCTGCTGATTGGTATATTGGGAACAAATTTACCGGAGGAGCGAAACCATGCTTGAGAACCTGCCCGTCACGACCGTCGAGGCCATGCTGGATACCTTGCCCATCGACCTGACCTTCATGGATGCCGGGAACCGCATCCGCTGGTTCTCAGCCCACCGCATCTTCAACCGTCCACCCGAGTGTCTTGGACAGAACGTCCGGGAGTGCCACCAGGAGTCTAGCTGGCCTGCCATCGACCGGATGGTGGCGGACTTCAAGTCCGGCGCCTGCGACTTGGAGGAACACGTCATAGATAAAAGCGACGGGCGAAAGATCCGCATCCTCTATCTGGCCGTCCGTGACGCCTCACAGCAATACCTGGGGCTGGTAGAGATGGCGGAGGAGATCGAAAAGACCTAACGCCAGCCCCGGACAACCGCAACACATTCTTTACGTATGGTTGCGGAACCAAAATACGTATCTTTACGGATTGCCCATCATACGTCGAGCGTGCCAAGATTTACCCCGATGAACGTCGCGGGGGGGATGAAAATGCCGACACAGAACCGATACCGGGAACCGTTCCTGGAATTTATACCTTATCTAAGCAAGCTCGATATGCCAACGGAAATTGTTGACCGGTGTCGGAGTGTTTTCGAGCGCTGTTCCGCTATGTCGCCGGAACCGGTGGCCGAAATTTTCATTTCCGAAACTCTGACGGACGGGAAACGCAAATACGACGACTTGATGTGCTTCTCTGCCAACTACTGCGTAACTGCCAAGGATTTTACCCGGCAAATCGATATCTTTCTGCTACCGATCACCAAAAGGTTTACCAACTATCCCTTTGTTGACGGTGATTACGTTTACAATGAGGTGCGCTGCGATCCCGGTTTCGTTTTATTATTTAAAGCCGTAGGATATAACTTTGAGTGCATGACCCGTATTTTTAACAAGTATATCGAGCCCAATCTGGCTCCGCCGGAATAAGCTACATAGGGCAGTTCCCGGTAAACCGGGCGCCGCAGACCTCGTTGAGACAACACTTGACCTCGAAAGGGGTTTCGGCCGGCCACCATTCCTGGGGCTCGTAGCACTTAAAGAGCCGCCGGTACACCGCCTTCAATTTTTGCGCTGGTGCCTAGTCGTCCATTCCGGCGCCGTCGCGCCTCCTTCCGGTGAATCGTAGCCGGGGATGAAGGGCTTGATGTCCAGCACCGGCGTGCCGTCTATGGCGTCCAGCCCCTGCACCACCAGTACATTGTCCCGCCGCTCCAGCAGCCGCACCGTGGCCCGGCCCAGGGAATTCGGCCGGTACGGGCTCCGGGAGGCAAAGACGCCCACCGGCGGCAAGTCTTTGCGTCCGCGCGGGAAAACCTTGAGCGCCATCTTGGCCTTGTCGGTAGCCCGGTGCATCCACCAGTAAACCATGATGTGGGAAAAATCCGTCAAGCCGTCCAGCCCCTCGGCCAGGGCGGGATCGATCTCTATCTCCGCCACGACCTCACGCCAGTCGAAGCCGTCGGCGGGTTTTTCCGTGACCGGGCTTTTAATCCGCCCGATAGGTCTAAGTTC contains:
- a CDS encoding homocitrate synthase, which codes for MPKIYIIDVTNRDGVQTARLGLSKLEKTMINLYLSEMGVFQSEFGFPTTKHETHYLRANLRLAELGVIAPIRLEGWLRAITADVELAFKMVPELKHVNLSMSTSAQMINGKFKGKKTRQDVIKDMTAAVDAAHKLGAESVGVNAEDASRTDVEFLVEYGLAAKAHGAVRLRYCDTLGYDDPFSIYQTSRALAEQVGMPIELHCHGDLGMAVACSVAGARGVIDGGQDAYINTTLNGIGERAGNADLIATVLALTKSKSFAGKYELGNHIDMSKSWKIAKFASYAFGVPIPINQPGVGANAFAHESGIHADGILKDPHNYELYGCEELGRGEPEYVDTGREICAGEYSGISGFSHIMGERMSWRFKDKEEAQQVLELVRYANVLSHKPLVEDELLFIARYPHTARRLLTLTPLEEEAEPDPLLGAVRSGV
- the tsaA gene encoding tRNA (N6-threonylcarbamoyladenosine(37)-N6)-methyltransferase TrmO, yielding MTELTMELRPIGRIKSPVTEKPADGFDWREVVAEIEIDPALAEGLDGLTDFSHIMVYWWMHRATDKAKMALKVFPRGRKDLPPVGVFASRSPYRPNSLGRATVRLLERRDNVLVVQGLDAIDGTPVLDIKPFIPGYDSPEGGATAPEWTTRHQRKN
- a CDS encoding PAS domain-containing protein encodes the protein MLENLPVTTVEAMLDTLPIDLTFMDAGNRIRWFSAHRIFNRPPECLGQNVRECHQESSWPAIDRMVADFKSGACDLEEHVIDKSDGRKIRILYLAVRDASQQYLGLVEMAEEIEKT